The proteins below are encoded in one region of Rana temporaria chromosome 2, aRanTem1.1, whole genome shotgun sequence:
- the LOC120928850 gene encoding uncharacterized protein LOC120928850: MAVFAKAWESVGFLQSVNSVVLGLIAQINETATADEIEFVKKTLESIDRQLAAGKGLMRDSDVTKCEDSITVVYQQLATVVRAGKLYKDKEKEVFLQYVTDYKIDRQLNSLYNRLLGISVLADHVTLLQQVIRDNHPRRWQMIAFCQQVNFVLATGLLCLFVNGSLTGRDTQVMMGRWTDKMAALYKRMEDTSRDCASYFKSQAQEDVEKYLPLNVALPDDEKATAIHKLMEKNYDWLRWAVMVSHPQTDKAVGVLVHGNYISVSGECGTQVVMSYSESPVSLDKGKINKLIGELEWKLPNPPPDVYANIEADPSYAKQYLAERMLNKLKTGLGSGVTIHTVPGKLDMAGNFPIASYVLHEYKHRMASGTVCIFA, from the coding sequence ATGGCGGTCTTTGCGAAGGCATGGGAGTCAGTGGGCTTCCTCCAGTCAGTGAACTCGGTGGTCCTGGGACTCATTGCTCAGATCAATGAGACCGCTACCGCCGATGAAATAGAGTTTGTTAAGAAGACCCTGGAGTCCATCGACCGGCAGCTGGCTGCAGGCAAGGGGTTAATGAGAGACTCCGATGTCACTAAATGTGAAGATAGCATCACGGTGGTGTACCAGCAGCTGGCTACAGTGGTCCGGGCAGGGAAACTGTACAAAGACAAAGAGAAGGAAGTCTTCCTGCAATACGTAACTGATTACAAGATTGACCGCCAGCTCAACTCCCTCTATAACCGCCTGCTGGGCATCTCCGTGCTGGCGGACCACGTGACCCTCCTGCAGCAGGTGATACGAGACAACCACCCACGTCGCTGGCAGATGATTGCCTTCTGCCAGCAGGTCAACTTTGTCCTAGCTACAGGTCTCCTGTGCCTTTTTGTTAATGGTTCTCTGACCGGGCGGGATACCCAGGTCATGATGGGCAGATGGACAGACAAAATGGCCGCTCTTTATAAAAGAATGGAGGACACTTCCAGAGACTGCGCCTCCTACTTCAAGTCCCAAGCCCAAGAAGACGTGGAAAAGTACCTACCACTAAATGTGGCCTTGCCGGATGATGAAAAAGCCACTGCCATACACAAACTCATGGAGAAGAATTACGATTGGCTGCGCTGGGCAGTAATGGTCTCCCACCCACAAACCGATAAGGCAGTTGGGGTCCTGGTCCATGGGAACTACATCTCAGTAAGTGGGGAATGCGGCACACAGGTGGTCATGAGCTACAGTGAAAGCCCGGTCTCTCTAGATAAGGGGAAGATCAATAAGCTCATTGGGGAACTGGAGTGGAAACTCCCAAACCCACCACCTGATGTCTATGCCAACATTGAGGCTGATCCCAGCTATGCCAAACAGTACCTGGCTGAGCGCATGCTGAACAAACTGAAGACCGGTCTGGGCAGTGGAGTCACCATTCATACGGTGCCGGGAAAACTAGATATGGCGGGAAATTTCCCCATAGCCTCCTATGTCCTCCATGAGTATAAGCACCGCATGGCAAGTGGCACTGTTTGTATCTTTGCCTGA